A window of the Polaribacter sp. HaHaR_3_91 genome harbors these coding sequences:
- the cobA gene encoding uroporphyrinogen-III C-methyltransferase — MSLKTPKLTVVGAGPGDIDLITVKAIKVLKTADVVLYDALVNEELLAYINPEAEQIFVGKRRGCYKYQQEQINELIVERAKSSGHVVRLKGGDPFIFGRGAEEMEYAANLGLEVAVVPGISSSLAVAAYQNIPLTKRGSAESFWVITGTTKDHKISNDIELAAKSNATIVVLMGMSKLPQIVKLFQAEGKNDLPVAIIQRGTTSREKLGIGTVDTIEKIVADNELKNPAIIVLGEVVKHRQVILDIQEQYANELKG; from the coding sequence ATGAGTTTAAAAACACCAAAGTTAACCGTTGTAGGTGCAGGCCCTGGAGATATAGATTTAATTACAGTAAAAGCCATTAAGGTTTTAAAAACTGCCGATGTAGTTTTATATGATGCTTTGGTGAATGAAGAGTTATTAGCATATATAAATCCGGAAGCCGAACAAATTTTCGTTGGAAAACGTAGAGGGTGTTATAAATATCAGCAAGAACAAATTAATGAGTTAATTGTTGAACGAGCAAAATCTAGCGGACATGTAGTTCGTTTAAAAGGTGGAGATCCATTTATTTTTGGTAGAGGTGCAGAAGAAATGGAATATGCCGCAAATTTAGGTTTAGAAGTTGCAGTTGTTCCAGGAATTTCATCTTCGTTAGCGGTAGCAGCTTATCAAAATATACCCTTAACAAAACGTGGTAGTGCAGAGAGTTTTTGGGTAATTACTGGAACCACAAAAGATCATAAAATTTCTAATGATATTGAGTTGGCTGCAAAGTCTAATGCAACCATTGTGGTGTTAATGGGAATGAGCAAACTGCCTCAAATTGTAAAATTATTTCAAGCAGAAGGTAAAAATGACTTACCAGTTGCAATTATTCAAAGAGGTACTACTTCTAGAGAAAAATTAGGAATAGGTACTGTAGACACCATAGAAAAAATTGTTGCTGATAATGAATTGAAAAATCCGGCAATTATTGTTTTGGGTGAAGTAGTAAAACATCGTCAGGTAATTTTAGATATTCAAGAACAGTATGCAAATGAGTTAAAAGGATAG
- a CDS encoding sulfate adenylyltransferase subunit 1, which yields MKVLKIATAGSVDDGKSTLIGRILYDTKSLTDDKLEAIEEKSKQRGFDYLDFSLATDGLVAEREQGITIDVAHIYFSTPSKSFIIADTPGHIEYTRNMVTGASTAQASIVLIDARNGVIEQTYRHFFINNLLRIKDVVIAINKMDLVDFSEEKYNAIKAEIEYIASKSEYKGQNLTFIPMSALQGDNVVNKSENTPWYKGDTLMDHLEKLDVEDIADDSQVRFPVQTVIRPKTEEYHDFRGYAGKIYGGDLSVGDEITVLPSQTKSKIKSINFFDKEFNTAKRGSSVTITLEDNVNVSRGDMLVKINEEPTIAKQLDATICWMDKEPLQASQKYYIKHGVNDAQAKITQLSSIIKTDFSGIEENPSELVLNQIGDIQLKLSKPLLVDSYKDNKSNGSFILIDPKTNNTVGVGFIK from the coding sequence ATGAAAGTACTAAAAATAGCAACAGCAGGTAGTGTAGATGATGGTAAGAGTACCTTAATTGGTCGTATTTTATACGATACAAAATCATTAACTGACGATAAATTAGAAGCAATAGAAGAAAAAAGTAAACAACGTGGTTTCGACTATTTAGATTTTTCTTTAGCAACAGATGGTTTAGTTGCAGAACGTGAACAAGGAATTACTATTGATGTTGCACATATCTATTTTTCTACACCAAGTAAAAGTTTTATTATAGCAGATACTCCAGGTCATATAGAGTATACAAGAAATATGGTTACGGGTGCTTCTACAGCGCAAGCTTCTATTGTTTTAATCGATGCAAGAAACGGTGTTATAGAACAAACGTACAGACATTTTTTTATCAATAATTTATTAAGAATTAAAGATGTTGTAATTGCAATAAATAAAATGGATTTAGTTGATTTTTCTGAAGAAAAATACAATGCAATTAAAGCCGAAATAGAATACATAGCAAGTAAAAGTGAATATAAAGGTCAGAATTTAACATTTATTCCAATGTCTGCTTTACAAGGAGATAATGTGGTAAATAAATCAGAAAACACTCCTTGGTATAAAGGTGATACATTAATGGATCATTTAGAGAAATTAGATGTAGAAGATATTGCAGATGATTCTCAAGTTCGTTTTCCTGTACAAACGGTTATTAGACCAAAAACAGAAGAATATCACGATTTTAGAGGGTATGCTGGTAAAATTTACGGAGGAGATTTATCTGTTGGAGATGAAATTACGGTTTTACCTTCTCAAACAAAATCTAAGATTAAGAGTATTAATTTCTTCGACAAAGAATTTAATACTGCAAAAAGAGGAAGTTCTGTTACCATTACGTTAGAAGATAATGTAAATGTAAGTAGAGGAGATATGTTGGTAAAAATTAATGAAGAACCAACAATTGCAAAACAATTAGATGCAACCATTTGTTGGATGGACAAAGAACCTTTACAAGCGTCGCAAAAATATTACATTAAACATGGTGTAAATGATGCGCAGGCAAAAATTACACAATTATCAAGTATCATTAAAACTGATTTTTCTGGAATTGAAGAAAATCCATCAGAATTAGTCTTAAACCAAATAGGAGACATACAATTAAAATTAAGCAAGCCTTTGTTGGTAGATTCTTATAAAGATAATAAATCTAATGGATCTTTTATTTTGATTGATCCAAAAACGAACAATACAGTAGGTGTTGGTTTTATCAAGTAG
- a CDS encoding phosphoadenosine phosphosulfate reductase family protein translates to MSLNLTQVNAELKDKSPAEIIAWAISFAKNPVITTNFRPYEVAILKAVTDVQKDIKVIWCDTGYNTMQTYKHAEDIIEKLNLNIHLYTPKQTAAHRNVVLGVPSVEDPKHVLFTEQVKLEPFSRAMKEHQPDVWFTNLRKGQTAFRDSIDVVSQSKDGVVKVSPFYNWTDEQLDAYLVAQNLPNEFTYFDPTKVESNRECGLHI, encoded by the coding sequence ATGAGCTTAAACTTAACACAAGTTAACGCAGAATTAAAAGATAAAAGTCCAGCAGAAATTATAGCTTGGGCTATTTCTTTTGCTAAAAATCCAGTAATCACAACCAACTTCAGACCTTATGAAGTTGCAATTTTAAAAGCGGTTACGGATGTGCAAAAAGACATTAAAGTAATTTGGTGTGATACAGGTTACAATACGATGCAGACGTATAAACATGCAGAAGATATTATAGAAAAGCTGAATTTAAATATTCATTTATATACACCAAAACAAACTGCAGCTCATAGAAATGTTGTTTTAGGAGTTCCTTCGGTAGAAGACCCAAAACATGTTTTGTTTACAGAACAAGTTAAGTTAGAACCATTTTCTAGAGCTATGAAAGAACATCAACCAGATGTTTGGTTTACAAACTTAAGAAAAGGTCAAACTGCATTTAGAGATAGTATAGATGTTGTTTCTCAAAGTAAAGACGGTGTGGTAAAAGTGAGTCCGTTTTATAATTGGACAGATGAACAGTTAGATGCTTATTTAGTAGCGCAAAATTTGCCAAATGAGTTTACATATTTCGATCCAACAAAAGTAGAAAGTAACAGAGAATGTGGTTTACACATCTAA
- a CDS encoding Rrf2 family transcriptional regulator, which translates to MLSKKTKYGIKALTYLARLEDKTPVSIATISKNENISLKFLETILLTLRKNGLLASKKGKGGGYYLLKEPKDIQMTTIMRILEGPIAMIPCVSLNFYEKCADCPDENLCAVNKLMVQVRDSSLQIFKNTTLADLCNC; encoded by the coding sequence ATGCTATCAAAGAAAACAAAATACGGAATTAAAGCACTTACTTATCTTGCAAGACTAGAAGATAAAACGCCTGTTTCTATTGCTACGATTTCTAAAAATGAAAATATTTCTTTAAAATTTTTAGAAACTATTCTTTTAACCCTTCGTAAAAACGGATTGTTAGCGTCTAAAAAAGGAAAAGGTGGTGGCTACTATCTTTTAAAAGAGCCTAAAGATATTCAAATGACTACTATTATGAGAATCTTAGAAGGGCCAATTGCCATGATTCCTTGTGTTAGTTTAAATTTCTACGAAAAATGTGCAGATTGTCCTGATGAAAACCTTTGTGCTGTAAACAAGTTAATGGTTCAGGTAAGGGATAGTTCTTTGCAGATTTTTAAAAATACTACTCTTGCAGATTTGTGTAATTGCTAA
- the cysD gene encoding sulfate adenylyltransferase subunit CysD, whose protein sequence is MSNTTIQVDALESEAIYIFREVVAQFEKPVLLFSGGKDSITLVRLAQKAFYPAKIPFPLMHIDTGHNFPETIEFRDRLAKELGVELIVRNVQDNIDSGRVKEETGRYASRNMLQTETLLDAIEEFGFDACIGGARRDEEKARAKERIFSVRDDFGQWDEKNQRPEVFDMLNGRIDLGQNVRVFPISNWTELDVWSYIKQENIEIPSIYFAHKRKIFVRDGMIWSADDDVVFRDKEEVVEERMVRFRTVGDMSCTAAVLSDAVDIAKVVEEIRDSSISERGARIDDKRSEAAMEKRKQQGYF, encoded by the coding sequence ATGAGTAATACAACAATACAAGTAGATGCTTTAGAAAGTGAAGCAATTTATATTTTTAGAGAAGTTGTAGCGCAGTTCGAAAAACCTGTGTTGCTTTTTTCTGGAGGAAAAGACAGTATAACGTTAGTGCGTTTAGCACAAAAAGCATTTTATCCTGCAAAAATTCCTTTTCCTTTAATGCATATTGATACAGGTCATAACTTTCCTGAAACAATAGAATTTAGAGATCGTTTAGCAAAAGAATTAGGTGTTGAGTTAATTGTAAGAAATGTACAAGACAATATAGATTCTGGTAGAGTTAAAGAAGAAACTGGTAGATATGCAAGTAGAAATATGTTGCAAACAGAAACCTTATTAGACGCTATAGAAGAGTTTGGTTTTGATGCATGTATTGGAGGAGCAAGAAGAGATGAAGAAAAGGCTAGAGCTAAAGAAAGAATCTTTTCTGTAAGAGATGATTTTGGTCAATGGGATGAGAAAAACCAACGTCCAGAAGTATTCGATATGTTAAACGGACGCATAGATTTAGGTCAAAATGTACGTGTTTTCCCTATTTCTAATTGGACAGAATTAGATGTTTGGTCTTATATCAAACAAGAAAACATCGAAATTCCTTCTATCTATTTTGCACACAAAAGAAAGATTTTTGTAAGAGACGGAATGATCTGGTCTGCAGATGACGACGTTGTTTTTAGAGATAAAGAAGAAGTTGTAGAAGAAAGAATGGTTCGTTTTAGAACTGTTGGAGATATGAGTTGTACAGCAGCAGTTTTATCCGACGCAGTCGATATTGCAAAAGTTGTAGAAGAAATTAGAGATTCTTCCATTTCAGAAAGAGGTGCAAGAATAGATGATAAACGTTCTGAAGCAGCAATGGAGAAACGTAAACAACAAGGGTATTTTTAG
- a CDS encoding HEPN domain-containing protein has protein sequence MQSFRTEIENPVVERDIIELADKIAAFNNLEIDEEKFRSLRLARGVYGQRQEGVQMIRIKLPYGKVMSNQLRRISEVSDEYSRGRLHITTRQDIQIHYVDLQRTPELWAELERDDVTLREACGNVVRNVTASETAGIDVNEPFDVSPYADALYKFFLRNPICQEMGRKFKVSFSSTDEDTGLSYLHDLGFIAKIENGVIGFKVMVAGGLGSQPRHAETLYEFLPSDKIIPVMEGVLRVFDRYGERKSRAKARMKFLLKDIGLEAFKELVAQEQKAIELKSVAIDADGYVASTPVAVDAPQVEIKNKEAFDLWKSTNLIPQKQAGYVAIGIKVLLGDFYTDKARLLADLVDTYAAGEIRLTLRQNIVIPFVKEDLVPYFYQELEKLGFVEAGYNKAVDITACPGTDTCNLGIASSTGIAAELEKVIAAEYPQYLKNEDLVIKISGCMNACGQHNMANIGFQGMTVRTPDKLVAPALQVLLGGGNLGNGNALFADKVVKVPSKRGPEALRRIFNDFEANADGKSFVEYYKVTGERYFYDLLNDLQDVTNLTQEDFIDWGEADKYVKEIGIGECAGVVIDLIATLFLESDEKIENANEAFENKVYSGAIYYAYQSIVNSAKASLLAADKKTNTHASIVSQFDEYFIASEKIDLGGSFADLIYQINKFSPTEEFAKKYISDANTFLQKVRAFRNAETAIAK, from the coding sequence ATGCAGAGTTTTAGAACCGAAATAGAGAATCCAGTTGTAGAAAGAGATATTATTGAATTAGCAGATAAAATTGCAGCATTCAATAATCTAGAAATAGATGAAGAAAAATTTAGAAGTTTACGTTTAGCAAGAGGTGTTTACGGTCAGCGTCAAGAAGGCGTACAAATGATTCGTATTAAATTGCCTTATGGTAAAGTAATGAGTAATCAATTACGTAGAATTTCTGAAGTTTCAGACGAGTATTCTAGAGGAAGATTACATATTACAACACGTCAAGATATTCAAATTCACTATGTAGATTTACAAAGAACGCCAGAGTTATGGGCAGAATTAGAAAGAGATGATGTTACCTTGCGTGAAGCTTGTGGAAATGTTGTTAGAAATGTAACAGCATCAGAAACTGCGGGTATCGATGTAAACGAACCTTTTGATGTTTCTCCGTATGCAGATGCTTTGTATAAATTCTTTTTACGTAACCCTATTTGTCAAGAAATGGGACGTAAATTTAAAGTTTCTTTTTCTTCAACAGATGAAGATACAGGTTTATCTTATTTACATGATTTAGGTTTTATAGCTAAAATTGAAAACGGTGTAATAGGTTTTAAAGTGATGGTTGCAGGAGGGTTAGGTTCTCAGCCAAGACATGCAGAAACTTTATATGAGTTTTTACCATCAGATAAAATTATTCCAGTAATGGAAGGTGTTTTAAGAGTTTTTGATCGTTATGGTGAGCGTAAAAGTAGAGCCAAAGCAAGAATGAAATTCTTATTAAAAGACATCGGTTTAGAAGCTTTTAAAGAATTGGTAGCACAAGAACAAAAGGCTATCGAATTAAAATCAGTTGCTATTGATGCTGATGGTTATGTTGCATCAACTCCAGTTGCTGTTGATGCTCCACAAGTAGAGATAAAAAATAAAGAAGCATTTGATTTATGGAAATCTACCAACTTAATTCCGCAAAAACAAGCAGGTTATGTTGCTATCGGAATTAAAGTTTTATTAGGAGATTTTTACACAGATAAAGCACGTTTATTAGCAGATTTAGTTGATACTTACGCAGCAGGAGAAATCCGTTTAACCTTGCGTCAAAATATTGTAATTCCTTTTGTAAAAGAAGATTTAGTTCCTTATTTCTATCAAGAGTTAGAAAAATTAGGATTTGTAGAAGCAGGTTATAACAAAGCAGTAGATATTACTGCGTGTCCTGGTACTGATACTTGTAATTTAGGTATTGCAAGTAGTACGGGTATTGCAGCAGAACTAGAAAAAGTGATTGCGGCTGAATATCCTCAATACTTAAAAAATGAAGATTTAGTAATTAAAATTAGTGGTTGTATGAATGCTTGTGGACAACACAACATGGCAAACATTGGTTTTCAAGGAATGACTGTTAGAACTCCAGATAAATTAGTGGCGCCAGCATTACAAGTTTTATTAGGTGGAGGAAACTTAGGAAACGGAAATGCATTATTTGCAGATAAAGTAGTAAAAGTACCAAGTAAAAGAGGACCAGAAGCTTTGCGTAGAATCTTTAACGATTTTGAAGCAAATGCTGATGGAAAATCATTTGTAGAGTATTATAAAGTGACTGGAGAACGTTATTTTTATGATTTATTAAACGATTTACAAGATGTTACTAATTTAACTCAAGAAGATTTTATCGATTGGGGAGAAGCAGATAAATATGTAAAGGAAATAGGAATTGGAGAATGTGCTGGTGTTGTAATCGATTTAATTGCGACTTTATTCTTAGAAAGTGATGAGAAAATTGAAAATGCAAATGAAGCTTTTGAAAACAAAGTATATTCAGGAGCTATTTATTACGCATATCAGTCTATTGTAAACTCTGCAAAAGCGTCTTTATTAGCAGCAGATAAGAAAACAAATACACATGCAAGTATCGTTTCTCAATTTGATGAGTACTTTATTGCATCAGAAAAAATAGATTTAGGAGGTTCTTTTGCAGATTTAATTTATCAAATTAATAAGTTTTCGCCAACAGAAGAATTTGCAAAGAAGTATATTAGCGATGCGAATACGTTTTTACAGAAAGTAAGAGCTTTTAGAAATGCTGAAACTGCAATTGCAAAGTAA
- a CDS encoding bifunctional precorrin-2 dehydrogenase/sirohydrochlorin ferrochelatase produces the protein MERNNLYPIFLKTKNLQVLIIGGGFVAEEKLTFLLKSSPDANVTMVSPMFREGTTALAKKGNVKLIKEKYNKRYLKGKHIVVATTEFPEVNEKVYKHCRKRSILVNVADNPPFCDFYMGGIVTKGNVKVAISTNGKSPTTAKRLRQFFEDVIPENVDDLVKNLNEFRKTIKGDFEEKVETLNEFTKGLIEKKES, from the coding sequence ATGGAAAGAAATAATTTATATCCTATTTTTTTAAAAACTAAAAATCTTCAGGTTTTAATCATTGGAGGTGGTTTTGTAGCAGAAGAAAAATTAACGTTTTTATTAAAATCAAGTCCAGATGCAAATGTAACCATGGTTTCACCTATGTTTAGGGAAGGCACAACTGCATTAGCAAAGAAGGGAAACGTAAAACTGATTAAAGAAAAATATAATAAACGTTACTTAAAAGGAAAACATATTGTTGTGGCAACAACAGAGTTTCCAGAAGTTAACGAAAAGGTTTATAAACATTGTAGAAAGCGAAGTATATTGGTAAATGTTGCTGATAATCCTCCTTTTTGTGATTTTTATATGGGCGGTATTGTAACCAAAGGAAATGTAAAAGTAGCCATTTCTACCAACGGAAAATCGCCAACAACAGCCAAAAGATTACGTCAGTTTTTTGAGGATGTAATTCCGGAAAACGTAGACGATTTGGTTAAGAATTTAAACGAGTTTAGAAAAACAATAAAAGGAGATTTCGAAGAAAAAGTGGAAACACTAAACGAATTCACCAAAGGATTAATAGAGAAAAAAGAGTCTTAA
- a CDS encoding DUF2061 domain-containing protein: protein MILDQIIFSKKAQTKGFKEDKTSEKPLRSVLKALSWRVIGTVDTLIVSYLLTGELSVATSIASIDFLTKLVLYFFHERVWNKIKWGK, encoded by the coding sequence ATGATTTTAGACCAAATCATTTTTAGTAAAAAAGCACAGACTAAAGGTTTTAAAGAAGATAAAACTTCTGAAAAACCTTTACGAAGTGTGCTTAAGGCATTAAGTTGGAGAGTTATAGGTACCGTAGATACTTTAATAGTGTCTTACCTCTTAACAGGGGAGTTATCAGTAGCTACTTCAATTGCATCAATAGATTTTTTAACAAAGTTAGTTTTATACTTCTTTCACGAGAGAGTATGGAATAAAATAAAATGGGGAAAGTAA